The Streptomyces cynarae genome contains a region encoding:
- a CDS encoding DUF4287 domain-containing protein, whose amino-acid sequence MTAPVKGPASYFPSIEKKYGRPIAEWKDLIRASPLTKHMELVTWLKAEHGLGHGHANALVAHTLAEADGT is encoded by the coding sequence ATGACTGCACCAGTGAAGGGCCCCGCCAGCTACTTCCCCTCGATCGAGAAGAAGTACGGCCGCCCGATCGCGGAGTGGAAGGACCTCATCCGCGCCTCGCCCCTGACCAAGCACATGGAACTGGTCACCTGGCTCAAGGCCGAACACGGACTCGGCCATGGCCACGCCAACGCCCTCGTCGCCCACACTCTCGCCGAAGCCGACGGAACCTGA
- a CDS encoding polysaccharide deacetylase family protein, which yields MPFITRTRRSRLLIAAPTVVAAVLAVALTLALTVTTYDHTSPRAARAEASGSVAANVDCRKAKCVALSFDGGPSPTTPRLLDILKLDGLHATFFVQGKGHIARYPDILRRISDEGHEIGNHTWNHRRLTDLDEDDARRELTRTQDAIERITGTRPVLMRPPEGRTNRKVAGLCRDLGLAQVLWSVTAKDYETTDSALITKRVLDQTHRDGIILLHDLHKGTVPAVPGIIKALEQRGYTIVTVSQLLAPAKPRPGMVYRP from the coding sequence ATGCCCTTCATCACGCGCACAAGACGCTCTCGCCTGCTCATCGCCGCCCCGACAGTGGTGGCCGCCGTGCTTGCCGTCGCGCTGACTCTGGCCCTGACGGTCACGACCTACGATCACACCTCGCCGCGCGCCGCCCGAGCAGAGGCGTCCGGATCGGTGGCCGCAAACGTCGACTGCCGCAAGGCGAAGTGCGTGGCCCTCAGCTTCGACGGCGGCCCCAGCCCCACGACCCCCAGGCTGCTGGACATCCTCAAACTGGACGGGCTGCACGCCACGTTCTTCGTTCAGGGCAAGGGCCACATCGCGAGGTACCCCGACATCCTGCGACGCATCTCGGACGAGGGGCACGAGATCGGCAATCACACCTGGAACCACAGGAGGCTGACAGACCTCGACGAGGACGACGCCCGTCGGGAACTGACCCGTACACAGGACGCCATCGAGAGGATCACAGGCACCAGGCCCGTCCTGATGCGTCCGCCGGAGGGCCGCACCAACCGCAAGGTGGCCGGGCTCTGCCGGGACTTGGGGTTGGCGCAGGTGCTGTGGAGCGTCACGGCCAAGGACTACGAGACGACCGACTCGGCTCTGATCACCAAGAGAGTGCTCGACCAGACGCACCGCGACGGCATCATCCTGCTGCACGACCTGCACAAGGGCACCGTGCCCGCCGTACCGGGGATCATCAAGGCGCTCGAACAGCGCGGCTACACCATCGTCACGGTGTCGCAGTTGCTCGCCCCTGCCAAGCCCCGGCCGGGTATGGTCTACCGGCCGTGA
- a CDS encoding helix-turn-helix domain-containing protein produces MPIVVDIDVMLARRKMSVGELADRVGITPANLAVLKNGRAKAVRFATLAALCEVLECQPGDLLRWEPETPRADTVPQGGREDAWRHR; encoded by the coding sequence ATGCCGATCGTCGTCGACATCGACGTGATGCTGGCCAGGCGGAAGATGTCCGTGGGCGAGCTCGCGGACCGCGTCGGTATCACGCCCGCCAACCTGGCGGTACTCAAGAACGGCCGCGCCAAGGCGGTGCGCTTCGCGACGCTCGCCGCGCTCTGCGAGGTGCTCGAGTGCCAGCCGGGCGACCTGCTGCGCTGGGAGCCCGAGACGCCGCGAGCGGATACCGTGCCCCAGGGCGGGCGTGAAGACGCATGGCGCCACCGGTGA
- a CDS encoding dihydrofolate reductase family protein, with product MRTLISTAFISLDGVVEAPGGEPGYRNSGWTFKNVDFLAEAFEIKGREQKEASAMLMGRVSYEAFSPVWPNMEDFADYKVMPKYVVSTTLTEDDLVSNWGETTILRSLDEVAALKETEGGPIIVHGSATLNQSLSDAGLIDRYHLLVFPLLLGAGKRLFSATDKDTQKLKLVEHEAYANGLQKNVFDVVR from the coding sequence ATGCGCACCCTGATCAGCACTGCCTTCATCTCTCTCGATGGCGTCGTGGAGGCTCCGGGCGGCGAGCCCGGTTACCGGAACTCCGGCTGGACCTTCAAGAACGTCGACTTCCTGGCCGAGGCGTTCGAGATCAAGGGCCGGGAGCAGAAGGAAGCCAGCGCGATGTTGATGGGCCGGGTCAGCTACGAGGCGTTCAGCCCGGTATGGCCGAACATGGAGGATTTCGCCGACTACAAGGTGATGCCCAAGTACGTTGTCTCCACCACGCTCACCGAGGACGACCTGGTGTCGAACTGGGGCGAGACCACGATCCTGCGCTCGCTCGACGAGGTCGCCGCGCTGAAGGAGACCGAGGGCGGCCCGATCATCGTCCACGGCAGCGCCACCCTGAACCAGAGCCTTTCGGACGCCGGCCTGATCGACCGCTACCACCTGCTCGTCTTCCCGCTCCTGCTCGGCGCGGGCAAGCGTCTGTTCAGCGCTACGGACAAGGACACCCAGAAGCTGAAGCTGGTCGAGCACGAGGCGTACGCCAACGGCCTGCAGAAGAACGTATTCGATGTCGTCCGTTGA
- a CDS encoding GNAT family N-acetyltransferase has protein sequence MTDVSVRLADAADQPILERLWLLFRHDMSEFSGALPNPDGTFRSDRLQAAFAQADWAPYLLTSGASPVGLAFVRSLTAPTRVLSSFFVVRGARRTGIGLRAVQEVVAKHPGPWEVAFQESNVAAVGFWRRVATEIAGDVWTEARRPVPERPDLPPDTWITFNVPAEAQG, from the coding sequence ATGACCGACGTATCCGTGCGCCTCGCCGATGCGGCCGACCAACCGATACTGGAGCGTCTCTGGTTGCTCTTCCGACACGACATGTCGGAGTTCAGCGGTGCTCTGCCCAACCCCGACGGAACCTTTCGGAGCGATCGGCTCCAAGCCGCATTCGCGCAGGCCGACTGGGCGCCCTATCTCTTGACCAGTGGCGCATCCCCCGTTGGTCTCGCTTTCGTCCGCAGCCTGACTGCTCCGACGCGCGTGCTGAGCAGCTTCTTCGTGGTCCGCGGCGCACGCAGGACGGGGATCGGGCTGCGAGCCGTTCAAGAGGTCGTGGCGAAACATCCGGGGCCGTGGGAAGTCGCCTTCCAGGAGAGCAATGTCGCCGCAGTCGGATTCTGGCGCCGCGTTGCTACCGAGATCGCCGGCGACGTATGGACTGAGGCGCGCAGGCCGGTACCGGAGCGCCCAGATCTGCCACCTGACACCTGGATCACGTTCAACGTACCGGCTGAGGCTCAGGGCTGA
- a CDS encoding class I SAM-dependent methyltransferase translates to MPADAKSPKKLRNNRAALTHKTGYALRHPGRVIPYLRRAGRDAWLRLKHPDHVGYYRAVMASDTRRNPEAAVGSKTHDRWLALGQMQFDYLVEHGLRPDHRMLDIGCGNLRGGWRFISHLDTGNYYGIDISPDILVAAKKTLVERRLQDKLPHLTITGDLTLDFLPDDHFDVVHAHSVFSHSPLEVIDQCLAHVGRVLTDTGFFDFTFDRTEGTEHQVLREDFYYRTETLLDLARRHGLHARFMEDWEKRPHGQSKIRVSRSPLPTD, encoded by the coding sequence ATGCCCGCCGACGCCAAGTCACCGAAGAAGCTGCGCAACAACCGCGCCGCCCTCACCCACAAGACCGGTTACGCCCTGCGCCACCCCGGCCGTGTCATCCCGTACCTGCGCCGGGCCGGCCGGGACGCGTGGCTGCGCCTCAAGCACCCCGATCACGTCGGCTACTACCGCGCCGTGATGGCTTCGGACACCCGCCGCAACCCGGAAGCCGCGGTCGGCAGCAAGACCCACGACCGCTGGCTGGCGCTCGGGCAGATGCAGTTCGACTACCTCGTCGAACACGGACTGCGCCCCGACCACCGCATGCTCGACATAGGCTGCGGCAACCTGCGCGGCGGCTGGCGCTTCATCAGCCATCTCGACACAGGCAACTACTACGGCATCGACATCTCACCCGACATCCTGGTGGCCGCCAAGAAGACCCTCGTCGAGCGCCGTCTCCAGGACAAGCTGCCGCATCTGACCATCACCGGCGACCTCACCCTGGACTTCCTGCCCGATGACCACTTCGATGTCGTCCACGCGCACAGCGTCTTCTCCCACTCGCCGCTGGAGGTCATCGACCAGTGCCTGGCGCACGTCGGCCGCGTGCTGACCGACACCGGGTTCTTCGACTTCACCTTCGACCGCACCGAGGGCACCGAACACCAGGTACTGCGCGAGGATTTCTACTACCGCACCGAGACGCTCCTGGATCTGGCGCGGCGGCACGGTCTGCACGCGCGGTTCATGGAGGACTGGGAGAAGCGCCCGCACGGCCAGTCGAAGATACGTGTCAGCCGCTCGCCCCTGCCCACCGACTGA
- a CDS encoding TetR/AcrR family transcriptional regulator: MTVWDRPEPPTRPVPLDRERIVAAAIALADEGGLEAVSLRKVAARLNAGPMRLYGYISTKEELFDLMVDEVQAEILPEEQPGDWREALCILAHRTRQAVLRHEWLADLLGGRPSLGPNGLAVTEATLAALDGLADIDTVMRAVETVSAYFTGAIRREIANLRAERATGLSKRDWQRAHGPHVTRMLATGRFPALARAVYDGTDVDAEASFATGLDWVLDAVAAKLTRPPA, translated from the coding sequence ATGACTGTGTGGGACCGGCCGGAGCCGCCGACTCGCCCCGTGCCGCTCGACCGGGAGCGGATCGTCGCCGCCGCCATCGCGCTGGCCGATGAGGGCGGCTTGGAGGCGGTGTCGTTGCGCAAGGTCGCCGCCCGGCTGAACGCCGGCCCGATGCGGCTGTACGGATACATCTCCACGAAGGAAGAGCTGTTCGACCTCATGGTGGACGAGGTCCAAGCCGAGATCCTCCCCGAGGAGCAGCCCGGTGACTGGCGGGAGGCGCTGTGCATCCTCGCCCACCGCACCAGGCAGGCCGTTCTCCGTCACGAATGGCTGGCCGACCTGCTCGGCGGCCGCCCGAGCCTGGGCCCGAACGGCCTCGCCGTGACCGAGGCCACCCTGGCCGCCCTCGACGGCCTCGCCGACATCGACACCGTCATGCGCGCCGTGGAGACTGTCAGCGCCTACTTCACCGGCGCGATCAGGCGTGAGATCGCGAACCTGCGGGCCGAGCGCGCCACGGGCCTGTCCAAGCGCGACTGGCAGCGCGCCCACGGCCCGCATGTGACGCGAATGTTGGCCACGGGCCGCTTCCCGGCGCTGGCCAGGGCCGTGTACGACGGCACGGACGTGGACGCCGAGGCATCCTTCGCGACCGGCCTGGACTGGGTCCTCGACGCCGTGGCCGCCAAGCTCACCCGGCCGCCGGCGTGA
- a CDS encoding tetratricopeptide repeat protein, translated as MHYLAGAIASAPENPEPYAVLAELWRDKPSELAEVVQGADSLRTVLAQSYISFLRDDMDGAALAIGSVTGVRPDIAWAKAPWFSDARFLGVVSADALAEAAMRTMDYGRDLDTESMRERFRPWFEAIDVVSARQPVPEALAKMAILLRACGLTDASFALCDQADSVERIMLTEVVRAGTWRKLGDLQQTVAAFERALALEPANWSLYLDLADVRAEQGDFTSAVRLIDQGTTYEPAELSLRAAGAAYRARLTGSRADLSELIELAPNLPNDSYRDLLIDHACAGPALPAELVAAARRIQNS; from the coding sequence GTGCACTATCTGGCGGGTGCCATCGCCTCCGCTCCTGAGAACCCCGAGCCCTATGCGGTTCTTGCCGAGTTGTGGAGGGACAAGCCGTCAGAGCTGGCCGAAGTCGTCCAGGGTGCCGACTCCTTGAGGACGGTACTGGCGCAGTCGTACATCAGCTTCCTTCGGGACGACATGGACGGCGCGGCGCTGGCGATCGGATCGGTCACGGGTGTGCGGCCCGACATCGCCTGGGCCAAAGCCCCCTGGTTCAGCGATGCACGATTTCTCGGTGTGGTCAGTGCCGATGCTCTGGCCGAGGCCGCCATGCGGACGATGGACTATGGCCGTGATCTGGACACCGAAAGCATGCGGGAACGATTTCGGCCCTGGTTCGAAGCCATCGACGTGGTCTCTGCCCGCCAGCCGGTGCCGGAGGCGTTGGCCAAGATGGCGATCTTGCTCCGGGCATGCGGTCTCACCGATGCGTCGTTTGCCCTCTGCGACCAGGCGGACTCCGTTGAGCGGATCATGCTGACGGAAGTAGTGCGAGCGGGCACGTGGCGCAAGCTGGGGGATCTTCAGCAGACCGTGGCGGCGTTCGAGCGGGCTCTTGCCCTAGAACCGGCCAACTGGTCGCTCTATCTCGACCTGGCCGATGTGCGTGCCGAGCAGGGCGACTTCACCTCTGCGGTCCGGCTGATCGATCAGGGGACGACGTACGAGCCGGCTGAGCTCTCACTTCGCGCGGCCGGGGCCGCCTACCGTGCACGACTGACCGGCTCGCGTGCCGATCTGAGCGAACTCATCGAACTGGCGCCGAATCTGCCGAACGACTCGTACCGGGACCTGCTGATTGATCACGCGTGTGCTGGTCCCGCGCTGCCGGCCGAACTCGTGGCTGCGGCCCGGCGCATCCAGAACAGCTGA
- a CDS encoding ABC transporter ATP-binding protein has protein sequence MTGPDASAALCATGLAFRHRRRGGWALRDCEFTVPGGRITALVGRNGAGKSTLLHLAGGLLRPASGQLRVLGAVPGTSEARARVALLTQDKPLYPRFTVADTLLMGEKLNSSWDRTTAERIVREGDIPLHARVGELSPGRRTRVALALALGKRPEFLLLDEPLADLDPVARGEIMAQLMAETVERGMSIVLSSHVLPELEETCDWVLVLRDGRVELSEDVEVLRGSHAVLVGPAGQADTLAGQHTVVRSRTGGRQLTALIRQRGPLRGDWHVERPGLEDILLGYLQAGEPGHRAPADWTEAAA, from the coding sequence ATGACCGGGCCTGACGCGTCGGCCGCGCTGTGCGCCACAGGACTGGCATTCCGGCACCGGAGGCGGGGCGGCTGGGCCCTGCGGGACTGCGAGTTCACCGTGCCCGGCGGTCGTATCACCGCACTCGTCGGACGCAACGGCGCCGGTAAGAGCACACTGCTGCACCTGGCCGGGGGCCTGCTGCGGCCCGCGTCCGGGCAGCTGCGTGTGCTGGGCGCCGTACCCGGCACATCGGAGGCCCGCGCCCGCGTCGCGCTGCTCACCCAGGACAAGCCGCTCTACCCGCGCTTCACCGTTGCGGACACCCTGCTGATGGGCGAGAAGCTGAACTCCTCATGGGACCGGACGACCGCCGAGCGGATCGTCCGCGAGGGCGACATCCCGCTCCACGCCCGCGTCGGCGAGCTGTCCCCCGGGCGGCGCACTCGGGTCGCGCTCGCCCTGGCACTGGGGAAGCGACCCGAATTCCTGCTTCTCGACGAGCCGTTGGCCGACCTGGACCCCGTGGCACGAGGCGAGATCATGGCGCAGCTGATGGCCGAGACCGTGGAGCGCGGCATGAGCATCGTGCTGTCCTCGCATGTCCTGCCCGAACTCGAGGAGACCTGCGACTGGGTGCTCGTACTGCGGGACGGCCGCGTCGAGCTGAGCGAGGACGTCGAGGTACTGCGCGGGAGCCATGCGGTGCTGGTCGGACCCGCCGGCCAGGCCGACACCCTGGCCGGACAGCACACCGTCGTGCGGAGCCGTACCGGCGGCAGGCAACTGACCGCTCTGATACGGCAGCGTGGACCGTTGCGCGGCGACTGGCACGTCGAACGGCCCGGCCTCGAGGACATCCTGCTCGGCTACCTCCAGGCCGGTGAGCCGGGTCACCGAGCCCCCGCCGATTGGACGGAGGCGGCGGCGTGA
- a CDS encoding transporter, with translation MKGSLWLAWRQQRVSAGIGAAALVAAAAIAAYYRSGMLDALHSGLFDHCATGPLYCTRSDTGLPLLLDVEPLKYLGALNIALPVVIGVFWGAPLLGRDRELGTHRMILAQGVSRGQWFASRFALAAVTTIVLSGLLAGVFAWWWRPAADRSYGLFWYDNTALSGSGPRVVAAALFGLAAGTLLGLLARRVLAAMVLTLLVTGLMTLLLEWTHRARLLVPPDTYVSAGSTPKPPMGEKWSTGDYGLITATGRHDDVLNCPFPSGAQLKECMAAHGYVARFYEANPAGDYWTFQWTDTAVLGGLAAVLTVVTVLLLRRRV, from the coding sequence GTGAAGGGCTCCCTCTGGCTCGCATGGCGCCAGCAGCGCGTGTCGGCCGGCATCGGGGCGGCCGCCCTGGTCGCCGCTGCGGCAATCGCCGCGTACTACCGCTCGGGCATGCTGGACGCCCTGCACAGCGGACTGTTCGACCACTGCGCCACCGGGCCGCTGTACTGCACACGGTCCGACACCGGTCTGCCCCTGCTGCTGGACGTCGAGCCGCTGAAGTACCTCGGGGCGTTGAACATCGCCCTGCCCGTCGTCATCGGTGTCTTCTGGGGCGCCCCACTCCTGGGCCGCGACCGGGAACTGGGCACACACCGCATGATCCTCGCCCAGGGCGTGAGCCGCGGCCAGTGGTTCGCCTCCCGATTCGCCCTGGCCGCGGTGACCACGATCGTCCTCTCCGGCCTGCTCGCGGGAGTGTTCGCCTGGTGGTGGCGACCGGCCGCCGACCGGAGCTACGGCCTGTTCTGGTACGACAACACGGCCCTGAGCGGCTCGGGCCCCCGCGTCGTCGCGGCCGCCCTGTTCGGCCTGGCGGCCGGCACCCTGCTGGGTCTGCTGGCCCGCCGGGTGCTTGCGGCGATGGTCCTGACCCTGCTGGTGACGGGGCTGATGACGCTCCTGCTGGAGTGGACGCACCGGGCCCGGCTGCTGGTCCCGCCGGACACCTACGTCAGCGCCGGCAGCACCCCCAAACCGCCGATGGGTGAGAAGTGGTCGACCGGCGACTACGGCCTGATCACCGCCACCGGCCGTCACGACGACGTACTGAACTGCCCCTTCCCGTCGGGCGCCCAGCTCAAGGAGTGCATGGCGGCACACGGGTACGTCGCCCGCTTCTACGAGGCCAACCCGGCCGGTGACTACTGGACCTTCCAGTGGACCGACACCGCCGTCCTCGGCGGTCTCGCCGCTGTGCTCACGGTCGTCACCGTGCTGCTCCTGCGTCGCCGGGTCTGA
- a CDS encoding DUF2975 domain-containing protein: MGKLTVGALRAVLVVVLAGTVFVQASMVWALATDPEDGSLPLTPLRLITILGMVSAQVVVVCVWRLVTMVRRGTVFSHAAFRYVDVVIGAIVAAALVWFAVTVINAPGQRDDPGVTIIMGGVGVAILGVALIVLVLRMLLAQAVARDVEAAQMQAELDEVI; the protein is encoded by the coding sequence ATGGGAAAGCTGACAGTGGGTGCGCTGCGCGCCGTGCTCGTGGTGGTGCTCGCCGGCACCGTGTTCGTGCAGGCATCGATGGTGTGGGCGTTGGCCACCGACCCGGAGGACGGGTCGCTCCCGCTGACTCCGCTGCGCCTGATCACGATTCTGGGCATGGTGTCGGCCCAGGTCGTCGTGGTCTGCGTATGGCGGCTGGTGACGATGGTGCGACGCGGAACCGTGTTCTCCCACGCCGCCTTCCGGTACGTGGACGTCGTGATCGGCGCGATCGTGGCGGCTGCCCTCGTGTGGTTCGCGGTCACGGTCATCAATGCGCCGGGCCAGCGGGACGACCCGGGCGTCACCATCATCATGGGCGGGGTTGGCGTGGCCATCCTGGGAGTTGCTCTCATCGTCCTCGTGCTGCGGATGCTGCTCGCCCAGGCCGTCGCGCGCGACGTCGAAGCGGCGCAGATGCAGGCCGAGTTGGACGAGGTGATCTGA
- a CDS encoding class I SAM-dependent methyltransferase, whose amino-acid sequence MTAILPRVLPSPDGKPVPPPGTADVLRAFAHDLAAGRRPWTAETAQFIAAQFDQLATDWDTTRATGRDDPLRDALTRGGPLPTGPCLELGSGTGLFTPLLSTVFPQVISVDLSLRMLQEAHGRSPVRVQADASALPLPDSSVSVIAAIDMLLFPAETARVLTHDGVLLWINQLGSDGPLYLPATAVATALPGAWQATESEAGWGTWAVLRSTR is encoded by the coding sequence GTGACTGCCATCTTGCCGCGCGTCCTGCCCAGCCCGGACGGCAAACCGGTTCCGCCGCCCGGCACCGCCGACGTCTTACGGGCCTTCGCCCATGACCTGGCTGCCGGACGGCGGCCCTGGACGGCTGAGACAGCCCAGTTCATCGCCGCGCAGTTCGACCAGCTCGCCACCGACTGGGACACCACCCGCGCCACCGGCCGCGACGACCCCCTGCGCGACGCGCTCACCCGTGGAGGGCCACTGCCTACGGGCCCCTGCCTTGAACTCGGTTCGGGCACCGGCCTGTTCACCCCCCTGCTGAGTACCGTCTTCCCGCAGGTGATCAGCGTGGACCTGTCGCTACGCATGTTGCAGGAGGCCCATGGCCGCTCACCGGTACGCGTCCAGGCCGACGCGAGCGCACTGCCGCTGCCGGACTCCTCCGTCTCCGTCATCGCCGCGATCGACATGCTGCTGTTCCCTGCCGAGACCGCCCGCGTCCTGACACACGACGGAGTACTGCTGTGGATCAACCAGCTCGGCAGCGACGGCCCGCTGTACCTTCCCGCCACTGCCGTCGCCACAGCCCTGCCCGGCGCCTGGCAGGCGACCGAGTCCGAAGCCGGCTGGGGCACATGGGCCGTCCTGCGCAGCACCCGCTGA
- a CDS encoding GntR family transcriptional regulator, which translates to MIDYRIDRGSGVPAYVQIVEQTERALRMGTLQVGDKLPTAREVVAATAVNPNTVLRAYRDMEQAGLVELRRGLGTFVTRSLARPGAENDSPLRREVTDWVARARATGLERADVLALVTAALDACENGHDSKTPGDRERKKEDA; encoded by the coding sequence GTGATCGACTACCGGATCGACCGCGGCAGCGGCGTGCCGGCCTACGTGCAGATCGTCGAGCAGACCGAACGGGCGCTCCGGATGGGCACCTTGCAGGTCGGGGACAAGCTGCCCACGGCCAGGGAGGTGGTGGCGGCGACCGCCGTCAACCCCAACACCGTGCTGCGGGCCTACCGCGACATGGAGCAGGCCGGTCTGGTCGAACTGCGCCGTGGCCTCGGGACCTTCGTGACGCGGTCGCTCGCCCGGCCCGGCGCGGAGAACGACTCCCCGCTGCGCCGGGAGGTCACCGACTGGGTGGCCCGCGCGCGGGCCACGGGACTGGAGCGGGCCGATGTCCTCGCCCTGGTCACAGCCGCCCTGGACGCCTGCGAGAACGGGCACGACAGCAAAACCCCGGGCGACCGGGAACGAAAGAAGGAGGACGCATGA
- a CDS encoding FAD-dependent oxidoreductase — protein sequence MRHRIAVVGSGPGGLTFARVLHRHDYPVTILERDPAPDARPPGGTLDLHEGLGQLALDKAGLLAEYEALSRPEGQAMRILDTDGTVLRDWRPRPDDRANPEIDRGQLRDLLLGPLDVQWGRGVTEVVPGTRDGVLVHFADGRQETFDLVVGADGAWSRTRPAVSSVTPHYTGVTTIETSLDDVDTRHPHLARLIGDGSVAVYGVNRKLVAQRNSGGHVKVYAQFRAPLDWHANLDLEDAEAVRSSLLALFDGWAAPVLDLLRQGTAFVHRPLYVLPVSHTWAHVPGVTLLGDAAHLMPPLGAGANLAMLEGAELAESIATCSGDLDKVVRDFEEQMWARAGRWAKITTAGLERLVSPDPAEALALFDQVQPS from the coding sequence ATGAGACACCGCATCGCAGTGGTCGGGAGCGGCCCCGGCGGCCTTACCTTCGCCCGCGTCCTGCACCGCCATGACTACCCCGTCACCATCCTCGAACGTGATCCCGCCCCCGACGCCCGCCCCCCGGGCGGCACGCTGGACCTGCACGAAGGGCTGGGCCAGCTCGCACTGGACAAGGCCGGGCTGCTGGCGGAGTACGAGGCGCTGTCCCGTCCCGAGGGGCAGGCCATGCGCATCCTGGACACGGACGGGACCGTCCTGCGCGACTGGCGACCCCGTCCAGACGACCGGGCCAATCCCGAGATCGACCGCGGGCAACTCCGTGACCTGCTGCTCGGCCCTCTCGACGTCCAGTGGGGGCGTGGCGTGACAGAGGTGGTGCCGGGGACCCGGGACGGCGTACTCGTCCATTTCGCCGACGGGCGACAGGAGACGTTCGACCTCGTGGTCGGCGCGGACGGCGCCTGGTCCCGGACCCGCCCGGCAGTCTCATCGGTGACGCCGCACTACACCGGCGTCACCACGATCGAGACCTCCCTCGACGACGTAGACACCCGCCACCCTCACCTCGCCCGGTTGATCGGCGACGGCTCCGTGGCTGTGTACGGCGTGAACCGAAAGCTCGTCGCCCAACGCAACAGCGGCGGCCACGTCAAGGTGTACGCCCAGTTCCGCGCTCCGCTGGACTGGCACGCGAACCTGGACCTGGAAGACGCCGAGGCCGTGCGATCGAGTCTGCTGGCACTGTTCGACGGCTGGGCCGCGCCCGTCCTCGACCTCCTCCGCCAGGGCACCGCTTTCGTCCACCGCCCCCTCTACGTCCTGCCCGTGTCCCACACCTGGGCCCACGTCCCCGGGGTGACGCTACTGGGCGACGCCGCCCACCTGATGCCCCCATTGGGGGCGGGCGCGAACCTCGCGATGCTGGAAGGCGCCGAACTCGCCGAGTCCATCGCCACCTGCTCTGGAGATCTGGACAAGGTCGTCCGCGACTTCGAGGAACAGATGTGGGCACGGGCCGGCAGGTGGGCGAAGATCACGACGGCTGGTCTGGAGCGCCTGGTGAGCCCGGACCCCGCCGAAGCCCTCGCCCTCTTCGACCAAGTCCAGCCATCCTGA
- a CDS encoding inositol monophosphatase family protein: MIDSYASSDDAAVAIAGARAGADVVRAMYGQRLNRIDKGSGDFATAADVEAERTILGVIRAARPDDAVLGEEGGQQGAPDGVRQWLVDPLCGTLNYAVGNMLVAVNVALRDGAAAVADPFSREVFFTDGETAWVRHDGADDALLTPSPATRLVDVNLDPPFPNAPGFRAVELLARPEFVERFRPRVVSTTLALAWVAAGKRAAYVTDGSGLSRSVHFAAGIALCRAAGCVITGIDGAPIGEAGRGLVVAADDETHGLLMSMMRS, encoded by the coding sequence ATGATCGACTCATACGCGAGTTCCGACGATGCTGCGGTCGCGATAGCCGGGGCGCGTGCTGGTGCGGACGTGGTCCGCGCGATGTACGGCCAGCGGCTCAACCGCATCGACAAAGGTTCCGGGGACTTTGCCACCGCCGCCGATGTGGAGGCCGAGAGGACGATCCTCGGCGTCATCCGTGCCGCACGGCCCGATGATGCGGTGCTCGGCGAGGAAGGCGGGCAACAAGGTGCCCCCGATGGTGTACGCCAGTGGTTGGTGGATCCTCTGTGCGGCACGTTGAACTACGCCGTCGGCAACATGCTGGTAGCCGTCAACGTGGCCTTGCGCGATGGGGCGGCGGCGGTGGCCGACCCGTTCAGCCGCGAGGTCTTCTTCACCGACGGCGAGACCGCCTGGGTGCGGCATGACGGGGCCGACGACGCACTACTGACGCCCTCGCCCGCTACCCGATTGGTGGACGTCAACCTGGATCCGCCGTTCCCCAACGCGCCCGGCTTCCGAGCCGTGGAGCTGCTGGCCCGCCCTGAGTTCGTCGAACGTTTCCGGCCTCGCGTCGTATCCACGACGCTGGCGCTGGCCTGGGTCGCTGCCGGCAAGCGCGCCGCGTATGTCACCGATGGAAGCGGCCTCTCCAGGAGCGTGCATTTCGCGGCCGGCATCGCTTTGTGCCGTGCTGCCGGCTGCGTCATCACCGGGATCGACGGTGCCCCGATCGGTGAGGCGGGTCGTGGGCTGGTGGTCGCCGCCGACGACGAGACCCACGGGCTGCTGATGTCGATGATGCGCAGCTGA